TCAGTCATAACAATTGTTTCAGATTCTCTAAATGCTCCCTTGATTATTGCTACAGGAGTTGTAGATTTTCTGTATTTTAGAAGAACTTTTCTTGTATCTTGTAATTGATGAATTCTTTTCTTGCTTGCAGGATTGTAAATGACAATTACAAAATCACCTTGAGCTGCTGCCTCAACTCTTTTTTCAATTATTTCCCATGGAACGAGTAAATCACTCATGCTAACTACTGCAAAATCAGTCATTAATGGTGAGCCAATAATTGAAGCGCATGAATTTAGCGCAGATACGCCTGGTACAATTTCTACTTGGAGACCATCTTTAGGATTCCAATTAGACTCTGCAAGGGTTTCGTAAATTAAACCTGCCATTCCATAAATTCCGGGATCTCCACTCGATACTAGTGAGACAATTTTTCCAGATTTTGCAAGATCAATGCATTGATGGGCTCTTTCAACTTCTTGTGTCATTGCATAACGGTAAACTGTTTTACCTTCAATTAGATCCTGAACTAAATTTACATATGTTTCATAGCCAACAATAGTATCACTTTCTTCAATTACTTCTTTGGCTCTAAATGTCATATGATCATGATGTCCAGGGCCAACACCAACAATGTAGAGTTTACCAGTCAATTTTACAATAATTTTTTTGCCAAGTAATTTATCCCTTTAGTGGGAATTCTATTGAAATGGATCTATGAATGGACAATTTACTATGTGATCACTGTTTAGTGGTCTGGCAATACTAACAGATAACAAACCATCAGCACGAAATGAGTCAATATCAGACTTTGTTTCCAAAATTTTTGCGGATTCTGGATCATTCCATTCGACTAGATAAATTCGCCACATTGGACTATAATTTTCATCATCAAGAGAAGCACCAGCGATTCCTGCTTGGAATCCTAATGGACCAGATCCTTTTACTCCATTTTTAAATTGGAAAAGGTCAACTGCTCCAGAATGTGCAATAAGATTAGCAGAAGTTGGAGATGAAACCACACCCATTGTCTCTGCAGGTCCTAATGGAGTAGCATCAGTTACAATATAGTAAATCGTTCTTCCATCAGGTCCCCAGCCTCTATGGGCAACAAAAGTTACAGTCAATTCTTGTTTGTTAATTTCAATTATTTGTCCTCCGCCATATGGCATATCATCAGTAATTTCTTTGTCAGAACGTATCTTCATCTGTCCATCAGGCCAAGTAATTTGAGGAGTATTAAGTACAATTCCTGTTTCATTAAACTCGATTCTGCCTTTTTCTTGAGCATCAATAATATCAGTTGCAGATTCAAATACTATTTCTTTTTGACCTTTTTTCCATGTAACTTCAATTACAGAATTTAATGCACTGTATTGAGATTCTTGTGAAGGTGTACTAGAAAATACTTCGTCTTGAAATCCATAGATCCCATCACCCTTTACTCCATTTTTAAAAATGAATATTTTTTGTAGAGTATCTTCTGGAATGTTCGAGATAGCTGGAGCAAGTTCAATATTCCATCCTTGTTTTTCTGAGATTGTTTTTGCATATTCTTCATCACTGCCATCAGTAATGATGTACAGAACTTGATTTCCATTGTAGATTCCTTTATGCATTGGAATAGTAACTGGTACATTAGTTCTAGAAAGTAGTGATGTTGGTTCTTCTTTTTCTGATTCAATTTTTTGCATCATCACTTCAGTAGGTTGTCCTCGTATCCAACCATCTACACTTACTGTTGAAGTAAATTCTTTTGAGGTTGAAGAATGTAATGCAAGTGCAGCTCCTGTAAACTCAAAAGATCCAGATTTTTCCTGTAAATCAATTAAAGATAATCCATAGACTGTTTTTCCATCAACAGTCCAGGTTGGTTGTCCCTTTGCATCTTGTGAATTAATTTCATGTAATACAACTATCTGAACAGGTACACTTGAGGTAAATGTCATAGAACCATCATACAAGGTTCCTTCATTTGGAGAAAGAATTAGTGCTAATTGATGATTTTCATGTCCTCGTCCAGGATCTTGAGAAGATGTTATAGTTTGAGTGAAATGAATTTTTTTTCTTGAACCTGCATCTGCAAATTGATCAGATATTAAAGAGACTGAAATAAGACCAATTATAAAAATTCCAATTAGTATAATGGCAATTAGTTTTTTCAATAAATCTGATTTAGTTTATACCCTTAAATGATTTTGTCTCAATTGATTTTATCTAGTTCAAATGCGTCATGTAGTGCTCGTACAGCTGAATTTGTATCAGAGTTTTTTACCACAAATGCAAGGTTAAGCTCTGATGATCCTTGTGTTATCATTGACACATTGATTTTATTTTTCTCTATTGCCCCAAATACCCTTGATGCAACTCCTATTGTTCCTCTCATGCCAGAACCAATCAATGCAATAATGGCCACATTAGTAGTAATTTCTAATTTTTTGATAATTTTTCCTAATAATTCCATCTCTAATGCACTAACTGCTTTATCAAGATCAGTGTTTTTTACCACAATTGTAATACTTGATTCTGAAGGATTTTGTGAGATCATCATTACATTAATTCCAGATTTTGCCAAAGTTTCAAATATTTTAGCTGCAGTTCCTGGGGTTCCAACCATACTGCCTCCTCGAATATCAATTAGGCCATTATTTTGAACATTACTTACACATTTTACAGTATTTTTTGCAGAAGCTGATGGAGATACAGTTACCAAAGTTCCTTCATTTTTTACATTAAAGGAATTTCTAATCTTCATTGGAATTTTTTTTGATAGTAAGGGCTCAAATGTTCGTGGATGAATTTGCTTTGCGCCAAACATAGCCATTTCTATTGCTTCAATGTATGATACTTCCTTGAGTAATTTTGCATTTTTTACAATTTTTGGATCTGCAGTCATTAGTCCATCTACATCACTCATCAACCAAATTTCATCTGCCTTGACACAAGAACCAATAGTTGTTGCAGAATAATCAGAACCTCCTCTACCAAATGTAGTTACATGTCCGTGTTGATCTGCACCTGCAAATCCTCCTACTACAGGAATTGTTTTCTTTGAAAATAAATCGTCTACAGTCTTTGATACTCTAAGTCTAGTTGTATCCATTAATGGTTTAGATTCACCAAAATTAGAATCAGTAATTATTCCAATTTCTTTTCCAGTAAGAGGAATTGATTTTTTTCCTGAATCATTAATTGCTGATGAAACTAACTTTATTGATAACCTTTCACCAAATGAAATTAGATAATCCATTGATCTCGATGTAACTTCACCAAGCAATACCATTCCATCAATTAAAGCAAGTAATTCTGCAAAATCTTCATCTAGTTTCCTTAGCAATTTTTTTTGTAAATCAGATTTTTTGATTGTTTGTTTTGCTAATTGTTTATGTCTATTAGTAATCTTTGATGCAAGTTGTTCAGCTTTTGATTTATTTTCTTTTTTAATTGATTCTGATATTTCTATTAGATCATCGGTGGTTCCACTTGTTGCAGAACAAACAACTACAATTTGATGTTTCTTTGATAACGAGTCAATGTGTTTAGCTATGGCTTGGATATCTTTGGAAGCAGAAATTGATGTTCCACCATATTTTATTACGAGTCTCAATTCAAAGTACCTGAATTAGTTAATCTTTAAATGCTTTAACTTTCCACGCGCGGAGCCAAGTAGAAGTGAATTCTGCCAATATTTGCTACTTTAAATTCAATTCTAAGAGGTTTTGCGCTTGAAAACTCACATGTGATAAAGCCTGCAGTAGTACCTACTGCCTTTACTACAGGATTAAGATATTCAAGGCTGTAAGTACCAACACTATCTTCTTTTGAAGAAATTTCTTCAATCTCTTCATCTTCTTTGTCTAAATCAATTACTACCTCTCCAGAATCACCCTTGCCTGAAAAGTCACCTTTTGAATCAGATGTATGAATTGTTAGATAATCAGATACTACCTGTACATCACCGAGAATCTTGTCAAACTTTGAAGAAGATAATACGATTTTAGAATCATAGGGAATTTTTGGTAACGGGGTATCTGTTGCAGAACTTTCAATTAAACGCATTTTGTATTTTTTATTTTTTCCAACTGTAACAAGTAACATATTCTGTTCAGAGATACTAATCTCTATGCTATCTTTTTTATCTGCTCTTTTGATAAGTTTTGAAAACTCATCTATTCTAACTCCAAATTTAATATCGCTATCACATTCATATTTTTCAAATGCAGAATTAGGCCACGATATATCAATTAGAGCAACATGTGATGGATCCATTCCTCTAAAGGTAATTCCTTCTGCTGTTGCAACAAAAGTAGCTTCTTCAACAAGTGTAGATATTGCAGAGATAATTGCCTTTAGATCATCTGAACCACTTGTTTTTGCTCCAAAAGTCAAATCAATTTTCTTGACTTAAAGTTCCAGTTAAACGTTATGTGTAATCACGCCAGGTGTATTTACATTTCTGACAACGATAAAATCTAGTTGTGGGTTCATCTGCACTTCTAGTTTGAAACATCCACCAAACTGCCTCATCATGACCACATTTTTCACAGTCTAATTTGATTGTTGGATGTGTGTCTTCTCCTTCATTCCCTTCAAAAGCTAAAAGTGAAAAATCTGGTTCTTCTTCATCAACAATTTTTTTTGTCTGTGTTACTTTTTGTCCTTCCACATAGCCACATTTTGAGCATTCAAGACCAGAAGTCCCCTTCTTTAATTTGACCTCACATTCGGGGCAAAATTTCAATCTAATTTACCTTGATTTTAGAATTAAATAGTTGTTTGAATTCTTCTGCCATTTTTATTGCGGAATTTGTTGCTTTTTTAATTTCTCCTAGAGGTTTTGTACTGGAGTTAATTCTCATCCAGCATTCATTGGTAAGAGGATGCTTTACTATAACCCCTGCAAAATCAATATTTGATCCTTTTAGGAGTTCATGTTGAATAATATATAAAATTCCTATATCAGTCTCAGTGATTGAAAGGCTGATTTCCTTTGGTTCAGAACTGATCACTTGTGCGTTCATGTATTCAGAAAAAGCACTTATTGCGGATATAAATCATTATGAGCGGTAAGAATGGCAGAAAGTAAGATTTCAGAGATAAAACTAGTAAATTC
This genomic window from Nitrosopumilus ureiphilus contains:
- the cobJ gene encoding precorrin-3B C(17)-methyltransferase, producing the protein MTGKLYIVGVGPGHHDHMTFRAKEVIEESDTIVGYETYVNLVQDLIEGKTVYRYAMTQEVERAHQCIDLAKSGKIVSLVSSGDPGIYGMAGLIYETLAESNWNPKDGLQVEIVPGVSALNSCASIIGSPLMTDFAVVSMSDLLVPWEIIEKRVEAAAQGDFVIVIYNPASKKRIHQLQDTRKVLLKYRKSTTPVAIIKGAFRESETIVMTDLENLPNHSDKLGMISTVIIGNSSTYTYKDLMINPRGYKSKYNLEEQTNPDLKV
- a CDS encoding aspartate kinase, whose product is MRLVIKYGGTSISASKDIQAIAKHIDSLSKKHQIVVVCSATSGTTDDLIEISESIKKENKSKAEQLASKITNRHKQLAKQTIKKSDLQKKLLRKLDEDFAELLALIDGMVLLGEVTSRSMDYLISFGERLSIKLVSSAINDSGKKSIPLTGKEIGIITDSNFGESKPLMDTTRLRVSKTVDDLFSKKTIPVVGGFAGADQHGHVTTFGRGGSDYSATTIGSCVKADEIWLMSDVDGLMTADPKIVKNAKLLKEVSYIEAIEMAMFGAKQIHPRTFEPLLSKKIPMKIRNSFNVKNEGTLVTVSPSASAKNTVKCVSNVQNNGLIDIRGGSMVGTPGTAAKIFETLAKSGINVMMISQNPSESSITIVVKNTDLDKAVSALEMELLGKIIKKLEITTNVAIIALIGSGMRGTIGVASRVFGAIEKNKINVSMITQGSSELNLAFVVKNSDTNSAVRALHDAFELDKIN
- the pcn gene encoding proliferating cell nuclear antigen (pcna), producing the protein MTFGAKTSGSDDLKAIISAISTLVEEATFVATAEGITFRGMDPSHVALIDISWPNSAFEKYECDSDIKFGVRIDEFSKLIKRADKKDSIEISISEQNMLLVTVGKNKKYKMRLIESSATDTPLPKIPYDSKIVLSSSKFDKILGDVQVVSDYLTIHTSDSKGDFSGKGDSGEVVIDLDKEDEEIEEISSKEDSVGTYSLEYLNPVVKAVGTTAGFITCEFSSAKPLRIEFKVANIGRIHFYLAPRVES
- a CDS encoding DUF7482 domain-containing protein gives rise to the protein MKKLIAIILIGIFIIGLISVSLISDQFADAGSRKKIHFTQTITSSQDPGRGHENHQLALILSPNEGTLYDGSMTFTSSVPVQIVVLHEINSQDAKGQPTWTVDGKTVYGLSLIDLQEKSGSFEFTGAALALHSSTSKEFTSTVSVDGWIRGQPTEVMMQKIESEKEEPTSLLSRTNVPVTIPMHKGIYNGNQVLYIITDGSDEEYAKTISEKQGWNIELAPAISNIPEDTLQKIFIFKNGVKGDGIYGFQDEVFSSTPSQESQYSALNSVIEVTWKKGQKEIVFESATDIIDAQEKGRIEFNETGIVLNTPQITWPDGQMKIRSDKEITDDMPYGGGQIIEINKQELTVTFVAHRGWGPDGRTIYYIVTDATPLGPAETMGVVSSPTSANLIAHSGAVDLFQFKNGVKGSGPLGFQAGIAGASLDDENYSPMWRIYLVEWNDPESAKILETKSDIDSFRADGLLSVSIARPLNSDHIVNCPFIDPFQ
- a CDS encoding transcription factor S, with product MKFCPECEVKLKKGTSGLECSKCGYVEGQKVTQTKKIVDEEEPDFSLLAFEGNEGEDTHPTIKLDCEKCGHDEAVWWMFQTRSADEPTTRFYRCQKCKYTWRDYT
- a CDS encoding RpoL/Rpb11 RNA polymerase subunit family protein; this translates as MNAQVISSEPKEISLSITETDIGILYIIQHELLKGSNIDFAGVIVKHPLTNECWMRINSSTKPLGEIKKATNSAIKMAEEFKQLFNSKIKVN